The bacterium DNA window GTGAGCGAATCCGACGTGAGCGGGCCCGTGGCGATCACGGCCGGACCGTCCGGCAGCGCCGTGACCTCGCGTCGCTCCACGCGGATGCGCGGATGGGCGAGCACGGCCTCGGTCATGCACGCGGAGAAGATGTCGCGATCCACGGCGAGCGCGGCCCCCGCCGGGACGCGCGCAGCGTCCGCCGCGGCCAGCAGCAGCGAGCCGAGCGCGCGCATCTCGGACTTGAGCAGGCCGTGCGCGTTGACCAGCTCCTCGCTCTTGAACGAGTTGGTGCAAACCAGCTCGGCGAGCCGGTCCGTCTGGTGCGCGGGCGTGCGGCGCACGGGCCGCATCTCGATCAGCGTGACCTCGTGGCCACGCTGCGCGAGCTGCCACGCTGCCTCGCAGCCGGCCAGGCCGCCGCCGACGACAGTCACCTCCGCCATGACGATCCGGTCCTCCTGCGCGTCACGCGCCCTCCGCCGCCGCCACCGACTCGGGCGCGAACTCGCCGTTGCACTCGGGGCAGCGGTAGAAGGTGCCTCGGGCCTTCGTCGTCTTCTCGACGAGGAACGGCGCCTCGCAGTCGGGGCACGGCACGGGGACGGGCCGGTCCCACGTGGACCAGTCGCAGTCCGGGTACCGCGTGCAGCCCCAGAACGTCTTACCCCTCCGCGTCCGCTTCTCTCCCACGTCCCCCTCGCCGCAGCGCGGGCACTTGAGTCCCGGGATCGTGCGCGGCCGGGTGTAGCGGCATTCCGGGTAATTGGAGCACGCGATGAAGGCACCCATACGGCCCTCGCGCTCCACCAGCTCGCCGCCGCACTGGGGGCACTCCTCCCCGATCGGACGCGGCTCCTTCTGCTCCTTGCGATCGAGCGGCTGCGTGTAGCGGCATTCCGGGTAGCCGGAGCAGCCGAGGAAGCGGCCGTGGCGGCTCCAGCGCACCACGAGCGGCCGGCCGCACTCCGGGCACTCCGTGCTCTCCGCGGCGACGACATCGCGCAGCACCTCGTCGCTCCGCTTCTCACCCTCCGCGAGCGCCTGCTGGAACGGGCCGTAGAACTCGCTCAGCACCTCGCGCCAGTTCAGCTCGCCCTCCTCGATGCGGTCCAGCTCGCTCTCCATCTCGCTGGTGAAGCGCACGTCGAAGAGCTTCGGGAACAGCCGCACCAGGAGCTGCGCCACCGTCTCGCCCAACGGCGTCGGGTGGAAGCGCTTCTGCTCCAGCTTCACGTACTCCCGGTCCACCAGCGTGGAGATGATCTGCGCGTACGTCGAGGGCCGGCCGATGCCGAGCCGCTCCAGCTCCTTCACCAGACTCGCCTCGCTGTAGCGCGGCGGCGGCTGCGTGAAGTGCTGCGCCGGCACGAGGTCGATGACGGTGCACGCCTGCCCGGCCTCCAGCGCCGGCAGCGGCGCGAGGTCGTCCAGGGTGCGGTGGTCACCCTCCTCCCGCGCCTCGGTGTAGAGGCGGGTGAAGCCGTCGAACCGCATGACGGACCCCGTCGCGCGGAAGAGGTAGAGGCGCGGCTCGCCGCCGGCCGCAGGGTTCTTCCCGCGGACCAGGAAATCGATGGTGGTGGTGTCGTAGACCGCCGGCGCCATCTGGCTCGCGACGAAGCGAAGCCAGATGAGCTGGTAGAGCCGGAACTGGTCGTCATCCAGGTCGCCCCGGACGGACTCGGGCGTGCGCCTGGGGTCCGTGGGGCGGATGGCCTCGTGGGCCTCCTGCGCGCCCTTCTGCTGCGGGCCGGTCCAGAGCCGCGGCGCTGCGGGGACGTACCGCTCGCCGAACGTCTCCAGCGCCCAGTCCCGGGCGGCCGCGGCGGCCTCGGCGGACACACGGGTGGAGTCGGTCCGCATGTAGGTGATGAGGCCGACGGCGCCCTCGCTGCCGATGTCCACGCCCTCGTAGAGCTGCTGGGCGACCCGCATGGTCTTGCGCGCGGAGAAGCCCAGGCGCTTGGCCGCCTCCTGCTGGAGCGTGGAGGTGGT harbors:
- a CDS encoding type I DNA topoisomerase, translated to MAEQKQKSRLVIVESPAKARTIGKYLGPGFKVRASVGHIRDLPEHELGVDVEHGFEPRYVTIRGKGKVIQELKKEAQSAEEIILATDPDREGEAIAYHVAEQLGYNSDGKRRRGGGPRFRRVLFHEITRDAVRRALENPGDIDMRKVEAQQARRILDRLVGYQVSPLLWKPIRPGLSAGRVQTVALRLITDREAEIRAFEPEEYWSITALLEAEGERFEAKLHHIDGKAFRLENEAAAKDVLADVEGAPFVVSEVKRREKTKNPPAPFTTSTLQQEAAKRLGFSARKTMRVAQQLYEGVDIGSEGAVGLITYMRTDSTRVSAEAAAAARDWALETFGERYVPAAPRLWTGPQQKGAQEAHEAIRPTDPRRTPESVRGDLDDDQFRLYQLIWLRFVASQMAPAVYDTTTIDFLVRGKNPAAGGEPRLYLFRATGSVMRFDGFTRLYTEAREEGDHRTLDDLAPLPALEAGQACTVIDLVPAQHFTQPPPRYSEASLVKELERLGIGRPSTYAQIISTLVDREYVKLEQKRFHPTPLGETVAQLLVRLFPKLFDVRFTSEMESELDRIEEGELNWREVLSEFYGPFQQALAEGEKRSDEVLRDVVAAESTECPECGRPLVVRWSRHGRFLGCSGYPECRYTQPLDRKEQKEPRPIGEECPQCGGELVEREGRMGAFIACSNYPECRYTRPRTIPGLKCPRCGEGDVGEKRTRRGKTFWGCTRYPDCDWSTWDRPVPVPCPDCEAPFLVEKTTKARGTFYRCPECNGEFAPESVAAAEGA